The window GAATTCTTAAATAGTTTAAAATATCAATGGACAAAATCTGAAAGTACCAGCTAAATAAAATACTGTGAGGGCAACCTTCCAGAAATATAAGTGTACCAGATCAGAGCAGGGTTGTCATTTGAAGCTAATGAAGCACTTTAACTGACAAACATCACCAGCCCATTTTCTCTGGATTTAAAGGCAGACAAACATTCATCCTAAGTTATTCTGACTCCTTAAGAAAGGCTCCTGAATTTTGTTATGAGGCCCCAGGGGAGACTCAAGAGTGGCAAGTGAAGCAGTGCAAGCTCTGCCACGAGGAGGTGCTTGGCTGTGCCCCAGTACACTGAGGGATGTTTGGGATGTGACTGCAcagaggggctgctggaggTTTGCTGGCTTTAGGGAAGAATTAACTCCTACAGCACCTGTCAGGTGTTGTGAGTGCTAGGAAGCCATTTTCAGTTTCCCAATAAACAGCCCAAGTGCCTTACCCCAACACTTGTTCTTGTCCTTTCTTCACCCCATCCAGGAATCCTTGCAATTCCCGAGCTCTCTTGTTGTCCACGAACTTCTCCCGAATGCAGGCGTCAAGGCACCAGGTGAACTGTCATCAGATGGAGGGAGCTTTATGAACTCATGAAACCAGCAATAAAACACATGATGTCAGAGAAAACAGGCTCAGAATGACCTCAAAATATCTGCAATTGAGGTGCTTCATTAACGCACCTAGGCATAGTACCACACTGGTGAACAACAGAGGTCAGAAAGGCCAACATTCCAAAAGGAGGTTAGGAATGCCCAGGGAAGTTAACCTGGGGTCACTTTCTCCACTTCCAGGGAAGGCATTGCCTGGCAATTAAGGAGCATGCATTTATTAAATCCACCACTGTCCTGCACACCTGTGGATTTATACAAGTAGGAGACTGAGAAAGAAGCAGCATCAcctagaaataaaaatgtggtttattttgGCCATTGCAATAGAACTCCCACTCTCTAAATAAAGGAATATTGACAGTGGAGGTGTTCCTGCTTTAGAGCTGTATTACTGAACTATTTTTAAGCAGAATACATGTCAAACCTAAAAACTACTTCAGAGAAAAGGCCTTGTTCTAGGTCAGAGTGATGCTACCATGAACAAGGGGCCAGTAACAAGATCCTGCTGTGATATTGCCACATCTGTTACTTCCTAATATTTGAATAGTTTCATGTTTTCTTATAATTCAATATCCAAAGTATTTACTGTTACACACAGAGTTTACTGACAGATGGAGCATATCTGAAACTGGGAGGGAAGCCTGGAGCAAGAACCTGGGGCCAgctaatattttttattatttctgcaGCATCTACATAGATGTCAGATTAGACATCGCTTTTAACACTGCCGAAGTACCCTAAACTTGAATGATTCATGGGTTATGAGATGAAAGCAAACTGCTGTTTAACCAAGATGGAGTTTTCACCCAAAGGTCCAAGGAATGTAAGATGACATTTAGGTTTAAGGTCTGAACTCTCTTTACAGAAAGGACTCATCTTCTCTGGGCTTTCTGCAGAAAATTGTCCCTAAGTACGCCCATCTGTCCCATATGATTGGTACCTTGTGACAGGGATCAACAGTGCAGATGTCACTGATCTCCAGGTCGTGCAGTGACATCAGGAGCTCTGCCCTCAGCGTGCAGTAATGGACGTTCCTGGTGCGCAGGAACAAGGTCCTGAGGAACTGCAGCACCATGTCGTAGAGCTTCACGTTCTTCCCGATCATCTGCGTCAGCTTCTGCACCACCTGAGCTCAGAGGGGAACATGTGGGCTCAGCACCAAGAGATGCTCTCACTCTACACACCCACACAAATGTAAATTAATTATGTTACCTGATTCACCAAGACTGAAGCGTCTGCAGGGACATGAGGTCCTGAAAAGGAACTGTTTACCCCAGGATTTCCAAGAGCATTTGTTCAAGAGAGGTTCACTAAATTTTCAACAGCCATAACCTGGATTTGTCCCAGCCCACTAGTTTCTTTCTTCTACCCTTCTGATTCTCCCTACATCCCCTCAAGGGGAGTGACCAAGTGGAGGTGTGGTGCTGAGTGTCCAGCTGGGGTTAAAGCACAACTCTGCAGTGCAAACCTGGAGTAAATTGCACCAGGGCACTTACAGCAAATGATTCTGAAAGCAAAACAGGCCAAAAACAACCCCTCATGTAACAGATGTGCTGCCCTCTCTGAAATTAAAGCTTTATACTGCCTTAATTTAATTCAACTTTTCCAGATGCCAATTCACTACAACTTTctacatacttttttttttaaagaagcaaCTTCAGTTGAGCTACATCTACTAAAAAAGGTCCCAAGAAAGCCAATTTAATATATCAGCATACTCAAATTGATGTGATAAGAGATGTTCAGCCTTCAGAACAGCTAAAGTGTATTAAAACTAGACTGaccaacagagaaaaaaaatctgccctTTCCTTTTTTGAAGTGCATAAACAGCTTAGAACATTGATCATTTATTACACAACAACTAAAATAATTCCCGCTGCTTTCATCAAGATGTGTAGGAGAAAATGGCCTGGTGTTTCTTGCAAAGAGTTTGTTCAGCTAAACAACTTCAGCAGTGAAGGTGGGCAGAAGAAAACAGCCCAGGTTATGTGATGGTTGACTGAAAGCTGATAAATTCCCCTCACCAGCACATTGAGAGGGCTTCCTTGTCCTTACCTCTCCTTGGCGTCTCGTTTTAGGAGATGGACTGAAGAAATTTTGCAAGAAGGAAATGTCATTGCTGAAGAGAATGTTCTCCTTCTCCAGGATGTATTGCTTCAGCAAGGGTGACACCTCATCCCCAAAGAGAGCCTGGTTGTCCTGCCAGATCTGCCTCTTCACCTCCACAGCACAGGCCTTGTACAGGTCCTTATCAGCCATCACCAGCTTCAGCTTCTTCTCAGGGACCTGCAATCCACAGAGCAGTTACAGTGAGCAGCACCTCACCTCCCTGCCTGTCCATGTAACCATctaaatcatggaatcacagaacctcctgagctggaatggacccaccaggatcacccagcccagctcctggccctgcccagacccccaccaaccccaccctgggcatccctggcagcgctggcccaacgctcctggagctctggcagcctcggggccgtgcccattccctggggagcctgggcagtgccagcaccctctgggggaagaacctttcctgctctccagcctgacctgccctggcccagctccagccgttccctggctcctgtccctgtcccagagcagagatgggagctgcccctcgggaggagctgcagcccccggggagctctgccctcagcctgctccagctgaacaatcccaatgccctcagctgctcctcacggGCCAACCCAGacccttccccctccttttAACATTTTCCAACAGCTCTAGATGTTTTTTCATCTTGTGCCCAAACAGCCCCAGGACTCAAGATGAGGCtgtcccagcacagagcagagcaggacaatcctcTCCATGCCCTGATCCCCATCTCAGGCAGTCTGGGCATTCACCTGGTGTATCAGCAGACCAGCCCTAAGAGACTTCTTCAACAACCAAATCACACACCCTCGAttctttcaaagaagaaaaaaggtctACTTTAAATCTCCAGTGCTGAGATTTGAGGTGATGTTTCCAAACTCAGTAATTTACTGAAGTTCCAGCAGTGTTTTGAGTCCATTACCTTGAGTGCAACATGATGCTTTTAGTAAGGACACTCCTAgagatttttgttttgcagatCTGATTCTCCCTCCTGCCTACTTTTAATTGCACTCTTCAAGTCTTACCTTCCACTTGTCACAGCAAAACAGCTGTGGAAAAATTCACCTATCAGCAAACTTGACTTTTTAGGAAGCTGCATAGATTGAAGAAAATAGGGAAATAGTCTTGTCTGATTACGAAAATGTGAAATGCTTTTTGAATTAGTCCACTGAGCTATCAGCAGATACAAGAATGTACTGAACCTTCAGTCAGTCCCTGACACTGAACAACACACTTGAAGAAGGTGCAGAAGGAGCAGAGCCCACCTGCCAGAGGCACACCAGAGATGTCACACCAGTGACAAACCACGTCACACCAGGCCAACCAGTGCAGTGGTCCCACCTTGGGCAAGTGCTTCATGACACACATGACCACGGGCTGTATCGAGGGCATCTTGACCAGGGAAAAGCTCTTCTCTAGGAGATCTTCCAGTTTCTTGTATCTGAAATAGTGGAAAAACACGAGACTAGGTACCATGCAGCAGTAAAGGAACAAAACGGCCACCTCAAAGCCACTGGAACTGACCCTGAGGAACCCAACTCTCCTTTAGAGAAGTCACCCAGCCACTGCATTTTCGCACACATCACCCAGCTCACTccaaggaaccaaggagacTGCTGACAAACCTCTCCTCGACCTTCCCCTCCAAAGCGATGGCAGagactctctccagcagcttctcccGCAGCTCATCGAACACGGACTGGTGGAACTCGAGCCGGGGGGTGCCGTGCAGGTCCAGGAAGGGCAGGGCATACTGCAGCGAGGGCAGCAGCACCCCGTTCTCCGTCTGCAACACAACCCGCGGAGGGAACTGACAACGGCACTCGGGATAACAAAGCCAGGAGAAACCCAGACAGCACTGGGGGCCGTCCCGTGCTCCCTGTCCCGCACCGCCCGGCCCCACACGGCACCTCCGCGGCGCCCAACGCACCTGGAACTGCTCGATGGCCTTCAGCGGCTCCGTGCAGTTCGTGAGGGTCTCCTTGAGATCCTCGCCGTTGGccactcccagctcctgcagccccgcGTACATGTCGGCCTGGCCGGGTccgcggggccgctcccggtcccagtcccggtcccggtcccgctcccactcccactcccggtcccgctcccgctcccggtcccggtcccgcctCAGCTCCCGCCCCGGCTCCGCGCGGTCCGCCCCgacccgcccccgccgcgcgcGGCCCCCGCGCCGCAGCACCAAGGTTCCGCCGCACCAAGGTTCCGCGGCGGCT of the Anomalospiza imberbis isolate Cuckoo-Finch-1a 21T00152 chromosome 21, ASM3175350v1, whole genome shotgun sequence genome contains:
- the NELFB gene encoding negative elongation factor B, whose amino-acid sequence is MYAGLQELGVANGEDLKETLTNCTEPLKAIEQFQTENGVLLPSLQYALPFLDLHGTPRLEFHQSVFDELREKLLERVSAIALEGKVEERYKKLEDLLEKSFSLVKMPSIQPVVMCVMKHLPKVPEKKLKLVMADKDLYKACAVEVKRQIWQDNQALFGDEVSPLLKQYILEKENILFSNDISFLQNFFSPSPKTRRQGEVVQKLTQMIGKNVKLYDMVLQFLRTLFLRTRNVHYCTLRAELLMSLHDLEISDICTVDPCHKFTWCLDACIREKFVDNKRARELQGFLDGVKKGQEQVLGDLSMILCDPFAINTLALSTIRHLQDLVGQDTLPRESPDLLLLLRMLSLGQGAWDMIDSQVFKEPKMEAELITRFLPLLMSFVVDDHTFTVDQKLPSEEKGPIPYPSTIPEAFTKFLQENRIACEIGLYYILHITKQRNKNAFLRLLPALVETFSDLAFSDIFLHLLTGNLTLLSDEFALEEFCTSLFDGFFLTACSRKENVHRHVLRLLLHLHHKVAPAKLESLQKALEPSKQSGEAVKELYNQLSEKLELRKPSPAEVTETPSMELPLPTVPTPASR